A genomic window from Elusimicrobiota bacterium includes:
- the amrA gene encoding AmmeMemoRadiSam system protein A gives MGEFKISEKNQKVLLELARRTIRQRLRSKTIPPYITNDKELTAPAAVFVTLNEKHQLRGCIGTTIPQLPLYQAVQQMAVAAAFEDYRFGPVMENEIPDIKIEISVLSPLARVKSAEEIQPNINGVIVRRGGKSGIFLPQVWEQLPDKEGFLNELCTQKAGLEANAWKDPSTELYTFTVFAFEEN, from the coding sequence CGGAAAAGAATCAAAAGGTTCTGCTGGAACTTGCTAGAAGGACGATACGTCAACGTTTGCGTTCAAAAACAATCCCTCCTTACATAACAAATGACAAAGAACTTACGGCACCTGCGGCAGTATTTGTTACATTGAACGAAAAACATCAGCTTAGAGGTTGTATCGGCACTACTATACCCCAGCTTCCTTTATACCAGGCTGTTCAGCAGATGGCAGTCGCTGCGGCATTTGAGGATTACAGGTTTGGTCCTGTTATGGAAAACGAAATACCTGATATTAAAATAGAAATTTCTGTCCTTTCGCCGCTTGCCAGAGTAAAATCGGCAGAGGAAATTCAACCGAATATAAACGGGGTAATTGTAAGGCGCGGCGGGAAATCAGGTATATTTTTACCCCAGGTCTGGGAACAGCTGCCGGATAAAGAAGGTTTTCTCAACGAATTATGCACGCAAAAAGCCGGATTAGAAGCAAACGCCTGGAAAGATCCCTCAACTGAGCTTTATACTTTTACTGTTTTTGCGTTTGAGGAAAATTGA
- a CDS encoding LEA type 2 family protein: MRNSKLVSILLISACVFAAGCAGRDIQKCKVTTSNIEVQSVIPETKIFLPAQVYNPTKRTVKIDRVDFKIFIENSYVGEGRIPEIIVKAGEKHSEKIPIKINAMELLLPILMRYLGNNPIEVRVEGNYYYKSLFGTVKIPFNSKQTVKISN, encoded by the coding sequence ATGAGAAATAGTAAATTAGTTTCAATTTTATTAATCAGCGCATGTGTTTTTGCCGCCGGCTGCGCAGGGCGGGATATACAAAAATGCAAGGTTACAACAAGCAACATTGAGGTGCAATCGGTTATTCCTGAAACCAAAATATTTTTGCCCGCGCAAGTATACAATCCAACAAAAAGAACAGTTAAAATAGACAGGGTTGATTTCAAAATATTTATTGAAAATTCCTATGTAGGGGAAGGCAGGATCCCGGAGATTATTGTAAAAGCTGGCGAAAAACATTCAGAGAAAATACCTATTAAAATAAATGCCATGGAGCTGCTGCTTCCTATTTTGATGAGATACTTGGGAAATAATCCGATAGAAGTAAGGGTGGAAGGCAATTATTATTATAAGTCTTTATTCGGTACTGTCAAAATACCGTTCAATAGCAAACAAACAGTTAAGATAAGTAATTAA
- the cbiQ gene encoding cobalt ECF transporter T component CbiQ produces the protein MLKKTNFIERSIMGALSFFKDSIYAEEYAHKKGFLQLLDSRVKVVAVLLLLILVLFVKSIPILLCLYFFCLLLSVFSKINLLFFLKRTWFFIPLFSLFITIPALFSFITPGKALFVFNSGIIITSEGLFSAIRFISRVVASVSFVILLSLTTKSSELLKTLRVFKIPQVFVMTLGMCYRYIYLFVEIVEYTYLGIKSRVGLKVRHTKGRKLVGWNIANLWIRSYHLNNQVYNAMMSRGYRGEP, from the coding sequence TTGTTAAAAAAGACTAATTTCATAGAGCGCTCTATTATGGGCGCTCTCTCTTTCTTTAAAGATTCCATTTATGCCGAAGAATACGCGCATAAAAAGGGATTTTTACAATTATTGGATTCTAGAGTCAAAGTGGTTGCGGTTTTGTTGTTGTTAATTTTAGTGCTATTTGTAAAGAGTATTCCAATTTTGTTATGTTTGTATTTCTTTTGTTTATTATTGTCGGTTTTTTCGAAAATTAATTTACTATTTTTCTTAAAAAGGACCTGGTTTTTCATCCCCTTGTTTTCGCTTTTTATAACAATTCCCGCGTTGTTTAGTTTTATTACGCCCGGGAAGGCATTGTTTGTTTTTAACAGTGGAATTATCATAACCAGCGAAGGTTTGTTCAGCGCGATACGATTTATTTCCAGGGTTGTTGCTTCAGTATCTTTTGTTATACTCCTCTCATTGACAACAAAAAGCAGCGAACTTTTAAAAACCCTGCGCGTTTTTAAAATACCGCAGGTATTCGTTATGACGCTTGGAATGTGTTATCGTTACATTTATTTATTCGTAGAAATAGTTGAGTATACGTATCTGGGGATCAAGAGCAGGGTCGGGCTGAAAGTGCGTCACACTAAAGGCAGAAAGCTGGTAGGCTGGAATATAGCCAACCTCTGGATTAGGTCCTACCATTTAAATAACCAGGTCTATAACGCGATGATGTCTCGAGGGTACAGGGGAGAACCGTGA
- a CDS encoding PDGLE domain-containing protein, producing the protein MKITTKLWIGLAVLIILSPLGLLLPEHFKAGAAWGEWGADEMQNLVGYIPQGLEKLSSIWNAPIPDYALKGWEKKGISHLSLAYVISAVVGVSITVLAVLGLGKLLVKKD; encoded by the coding sequence ATGAAAATTACAACAAAATTATGGATAGGATTAGCGGTATTAATTATACTTTCTCCTTTAGGGCTTTTGTTGCCTGAACATTTCAAGGCAGGCGCTGCCTGGGGTGAATGGGGCGCTGATGAGATGCAGAATCTCGTCGGGTATATTCCGCAGGGCCTTGAAAAACTTTCCAGTATCTGGAATGCGCCTATACCGGATTATGCTTTAAAGGGCTGGGAAAAAAAAGGAATATCGCATTTAAGCTTGGCTTATGTTATATCCGCTGTTGTGGGAGTAAGCATTACCGTACTTGCGGTGTTAGGTTTAGGGAAATTACTTGTTAAAAAAGACTAA
- the cbiM gene encoding cobalt transporter CbiM, whose product MHIPDGYLGPATCGVFYAVMLPVWAFASKIVKKTLKAKQVPMLAIGAAFSFVIMMFNVPIPGGTTGHAVGGVLVAILLGPWAACIAITVALVVQALLFGDGGITALGANCFNMAFVLPFVAYYIYKTISYNAPMNSGRRVIAAGIAGYIGINIAAFFTGVEFGLQPLLHKTATGQALYCPYGLGVAVPTMVGEHLLIFGWVEAIVTALVIKYLQKQAPELIADGRAN is encoded by the coding sequence ATGCACATACCTGATGGATATTTAGGGCCGGCAACTTGCGGTGTTTTTTACGCTGTGATGCTGCCGGTTTGGGCGTTTGCTTCAAAAATTGTAAAAAAAACTCTTAAAGCAAAACAGGTGCCGATGCTTGCAATAGGCGCTGCATTCAGTTTTGTGATTATGATGTTCAATGTACCGATTCCAGGGGGAACTACCGGCCACGCAGTGGGAGGGGTTCTGGTAGCTATCCTTTTAGGCCCCTGGGCGGCTTGTATTGCCATAACGGTTGCGCTTGTTGTTCAGGCATTGCTTTTTGGCGACGGCGGAATTACCGCTTTAGGAGCCAATTGTTTCAATATGGCGTTTGTGCTTCCTTTTGTTGCATACTACATCTATAAAACAATTAGTTACAATGCTCCGATGAATTCAGGCAGGCGTGTGATTGCTGCAGGGATCGCCGGTTACATTGGAATTAATATAGCAGCATTTTTTACAGGAGTTGAGTTTGGCCTCCAGCCGCTTTTACATAAAACCGCAACCGGGCAAGCTCTTTATTGCCCCTATGGTTTAGGTGTGGCAGTTCCAACTATGGTTGGGGAACATCTTTTGATTTTCGGCTGGGTTGAGGCAATTGTTACTGCCCTGGTGATAAAGTATTTGCAGAAGCAGGCGCCGGAACTTATTGCGGACGGGAGGGCAAACTAA